A window of Ananas comosus cultivar F153 linkage group 4, ASM154086v1, whole genome shotgun sequence contains these coding sequences:
- the LOC109709604 gene encoding squamosa promoter-binding-like protein 1, producing the protein MEAKVGGSVEHQLHCAKTSNGLKKKNFDWDLNDWKWDGSLFTATPLNSAPSDCRNKQLFCVQEAAMQANRSTFGPNEIDFGLTQKGNGKLEGKRRRIIVVEEEEEDDESYDQFGSPSLKLGEQSHLVSEAGPAPLEENNEKSAKLQGRNSSGPSCQVAGCGGDLTEARDYLRRHKVCEVHYKAKSALVGNDMKRFCQQCSRFHLLQEFDGDKRSCRRRLAGHNERRRKTPANPTPNGTSFDGDQNSSYILLSLLKILSNLESVNSEQPNNQELLIHLLTNLAGLAGSSDSRNIARLLQASQENLHKSGSSAGQSSEAANALPNSYTLLEPNTTVATTAAASAMPLERTKAGAPVVEKEPGIPSQRTEEAPLQLNRLKNFDLNCTYNDQEHCLEQHTATTATQQNGSLAYATWMVKQSGPSQMNGNLDSSSWRSLNSNRNDQSRTDKIVFKLFGKDPKDFPLVLHPQISNWLLHCPTEMESYIRPGCIILTLYLRLADSLWEELYHDLTSWMERLLNISSDDFWRTGWVIARVQHHMAFIYNGMVLLEAPLPSETHNSCKILSVTPIAVPCSSTVNFTVKGLSLAQSTSRLLCAFDGKYLFEETTQALCNGTNELPECLSFSCSIPDATGRGFIEVEDYDYSSIIFPFIVAEDNICSEIRALENEINVASYDKLFEEGMGSINTQHEAVKFLHEMGWLLRRSHMQSKSQQIEFHTEVFTPTRFRWLVSFAVNREWCAVVKKLLDVMFHGSIDLDDQTPSEFALGEDLLHTAVRKKSKPLVELLLRYRTEAALKEKTPPGFLFRPDMMGPSNITPLHVAATISEAEGVLDALTNDPQQLGVKAWKNCRDITGFTPEDYARSRGHESYIQLVQKKIDIQMGKNHIFLGIPSTFVTDASYRKADGSNYSKQSAFQIDKFKFQPMQQPYCKQCEQQVFYRPYARRSLLYRPVVFAMTGIAAVCVCVALIMKGPPVVRFIDAPFTWESLGSGYM; encoded by the exons ATGGAGGCTAAAGTCGGTGGCAGCGTAGAACATCAGCTTCATTGTGCCAAAACATCCAATGGACTCAAAAAGAAGAATTTTGATTGGGATTTGAATGATTGGAAATGGGACGGCAGTCTCTTCACGGCTACGCCGCTGAATTCTGCTCCATCGGATTGCCGTAACAAGCAATTATTCTGTGTGCAAGAAGCTGCCATGCAAGCAAATCGCTCAACTTTTGGTCCCAACGAGATCGATTTCGGTCTCACTCAGAAAGGTAATGGAAAACTAGAAGGGAAGCGTAGGAGGATTATAGTggtagaagaagaggaagaagatgatgaatctTATGATCAATTTGGATCTCCTTCCTTGAAGCTCGGGGAACAATCTCATCTGGTTTCTGAGGCTGGGCCTGCCCCCCTAGAAGAGAACAATGAGAAGAGTGCCAAGTTGCAGGGCAGAAATTCGAGTGGGCCCTCTTGCCAAGTGGCGGGTTGCGGGGGTGATCTCACTGAAGCAAGGGATTACCTGAGGAGGCACAAGGTTTGCGAAGTGCATTACAAAGCCAAGAGTGCGCTTGTAGGGAATGATATGAAGCGGTTTTGTCAGCAATGTAGCAg gttccaccttctccaagAATTTGATGGAGACAAGAGAAGTTGCCGGCGGCGACTGGCTGGGCACAacgaaaggagaagaaaaactCCAGCCAATCCCACTCCGAATGGGACCTCTTTCGATGGTGATCAAAATAGCAGCTATATATTgctcagtttgctgaaaatacTTTCCAACTTAGAGT CTGTTAACTCTGAGCAACCAAATAATCAGGAACTTCTGATCCATCTCCTGACAAACCTCGCTGGACTCGCGGGTTCATCTGATTCAAGAAACATTGCTCGGCTCCTTCAGGCATCTCAAGAAAATCTGCACAAATCTGGAAGTTCTGCTGGGCAGTCATCAGAAGCTGCTAATGCACTTCCAAACAGCTATACTTTGCTTGAACCTAATACTACTGTAGCTACTACTGCTGCAGCTTCAGCTATGCCTTTGGAAAGAACTAAAGCAGGAGCTCCTGTAGTAGAGAAAGAGCCAGGAATTCCTTCTCAAAGGACAGAAGAGGCGCCTTTGCAACTTAATAGGTTAaagaattttgatttaaattgcaCCTATAATGATCAAGAGCATTGCTTAGAACAGCACACAGCAACAACTGCCACTCAGCAAAATGGTTCACTTGCTTATGCTACTTGGATGGTGAAGCAGTCCGGTCCGTCACAGATGAATGGTAATTTAGATTCTTCGTCTTGGCGATCTCTAAACTCGAACAGAAATGATCAG AGTCGTACAGACAAAATTGTCTTCAAGCTCTTTGGAAAAGATCCAAAAGATTTCCCTCTTGTTTTGCATCCGCag ATATCCAACTGGTTGTTACATTGTCCTACCGAGATGGAAAGCTATATTAGGCCTGGTTGTATCATTCTAACACTTTATCTTCGTCTGGCTGACTCTCTGTGGGAGGAG CTCTACCATGATCTTACTTCTTGGATGGAGAGGCTACTCAATATCTCCAGTGACGACTTTTGGAGGACTGGATGGGTAATTGCTAGGGTACAACATCATATGGCATTTATTTACAATG GCATGGTTTTACTAGAAGCTCCTTTACCATCCGAAACACATAATTCTTGCAAAATTTTGTCAGTCACGCCTATTGCTGTTCCTTGTTCTTCTACGGTTAACTTCACAGTAAAGGGCTTGAGTCTGGCACAATCCACCTCAAG GTTACTTTGTGCATTTGATGGGAAGTACTTGTTCGAAGAAACAACACAAGCTTTGTGTAATGGTACTAATGAATTACCAGAGTGTCTGAGCTTCTCTTGCTCCATCCCTGATGCAACTGGGAGAGGATTTATTGAG GTTGAAGATTATGATTATAGCAGTATCATTTTTCCATTTATAGTTGCAGAAGACAACATTTGCTCTGAGATTCGCGCTCTAGAGAATGAAATCAATGTTGCCTCATACGATAAACTCTTTGAAGAAGGAATGGGATCTATAAATACCCAACACGAGGCAGTAAAATTTTTACATGAAATGGGTTGGCTACTTCGAAGGAGTCACATGCAGTCTAAATCTCAGCAAATAGAGTTTCACACTGAGGTCTTTACTCCGACCCGGTTCAGGTGGCTTGTGTCCTTTGCCGTGAATCGAGAATGGTGTGCAGTTGTTAAGAAGCTTTTAGATGTAATGTTTCATGGAAGCATTGACTTAGATGATCAGACTCCATCAGAGTTTGCTTTAGGAGAAGATTTGCTTCATACTGCTGTTAGGAAGAAGTCAAAGCCATTGGTCGAACTTCTATTGAGATACAGAACAGAGGCTGCTTTAAAGGAGAAAACTCCTCCTGGCTTTTTGTTTAGACCTGATATGATGGGCCCCTCAAATATAACACCTCTCCATGTTGCAGCCACAATTAGTGAGGCTGAGGGAGTATTGGATGCCTTGACCAATGATCCTCAGCAG TTGGGAGTCAAAGCATGGAAGAACTGCCGAGACATTACTGGTTTCACTCCTGAGGATTATGCTCGCAGTAGGGGCCACGAATCCTACATCCAGCTTGTTCAGAAGAAAATTGACATTCAAATGGGAAAAAACCACATATTCCTCGGCATCCCTAGCACTTTCGTGACTGATGCCAGTTATAGAAAAGCTGATGGATCCAACTATAGCAAGCAAAGTGCTTTTCAAATTGacaagttcaaatttcaacCAATGCAGCAGCCTTATTGCAAGCAATGTGAGCAGCAGGTGTTCTACCGCCCTTATGCAAGAAGGTCATTATTGTATAGGCCGGTAGTGTTTGCAATGACCGGCATTGCGGCAGTGTGTGTTTGTGTTGCGCTGATAATGAAAGGCCCACCGGTGGTTAGGTTTATCGATGCTCCTTTCACATGGGAATCACTCGGTTCTGGTTATATGTGA
- the LOC109709605 gene encoding LOW QUALITY PROTEIN: S-adenosylmethionine synthase-like (The sequence of the model RefSeq protein was modified relative to this genomic sequence to represent the inferred CDS: inserted 1 base in 1 codon), translating into MADVDTFLFTSESVNEGHPDKLCDQISDAVLDACLAEDSDSKVACETCTKTNMVMVFGEITTKANVDYEKIVRDTCRVIGFISDDVGLDADRCKVLVNIEQQSPEIAQVVHGHFTKRPEEIGAGDQGHMFGYATDETPELMPLSHVLATKIGARLTEVRKNGTCPWLRPDGKTQVTVEYRNDHGAMVPIRVHTVLISTQHDETVTNDEIARDLKEHVIKPVIPEKYLDEKTIFHLNPSGRFVIGGPHGDAGLTGRKIIIDTYGGWGAHGGGAFSGKDPTKVDRSGAYIARQAAKSIVANGLARRCIVQVSYAIGVPEPLSVFVDTYGTGKIPDKEILKIVKENFDFRPGMIIINLDLKRGGNGRFLKTAAYGHFGRDDPDFTWEXGEAPQVGQAFDSIEASKTSLMVMMTRSLSTDNKSNNCVLFLHAAVI; encoded by the exons ATGGCTGATGTGGACACCTTCCTCTTCACCTCTGAGTCAGTGAACGAGGGCCACCCTGACAAGCTGTGCGATCAAATCTCTGATGCCGTGCTCGATGCCTGCTTGGCAGAGGACTCGGACAGCAAGGTTGCATGTGAGACCTGCACAAAGACCAACATGGTCATGGTCTTTGGTGAGATCACCACCAAAGCCAACGTCGACTATGAGAAAATCGTGCGTGACACCTGCCGCGTGATTGGCTTCATTTCCGATGATGTGGGCCTTGATGCTGACCGCTGCAAGGTCCTCGTCAACATCGAGCAGCAGTCCCCTGAAATTGCACAGGTTGTGCATGGCCACTTCACCAAGCGCCCTGAGGAGATCGGAGCCGGTGACCAGGGCCACATGTTCGGTTATGCTACTGATGAGACCCCTGAATTGATGCCGCTTAGTCATGTTCTTGCCACCAAGATTGGGGCCCGGCTCACTGAGGTCCGCAAGAATGGGACCTGCCCTTGGCTCCGCCCCGACGGCAAGACCCAG GTGACAGTTGAGTACCGCAATGATCATGGGGCGATGGTCCCCATCCGCGTGCACACTGTCCTCATCTCCACTCAGCATGATGAGACTGTAACCAACGATGAAATCGCCCGTGACCTTAAAGAGCATGTCATCAAGCCGGTCATCCCTGAGAAGTACCTTGATGAAAAGACCATCTTCCACCTGAACCCCTCCGGCCGCTTTGTCATTGGCGGTCCCCATGGTGATGCCGGGCTCACCGGTCGGAAGATCATCATTGACACCTATGGTGGCTGGGGGGCCCACGGTGGTGGCGCATTCTCTGGCAAGGACCCCACCAAGGTCGACAGGAGCGGTGCTTACATTGCCCGGCAAGCAGCCAAGAGCATTGTGGCCAATGGGCTGGCCCGCCGTTGCATCGTCCAG GTGTCATACGCCATTGGTGTGCCGGAGCCCCTCTCTGTGTTTGTCGACACCTACGGGACAGGCAAGATCCCGGATAAGGAGATACTGAAGATCGTGAAGGAGAACTTTGACTTCCGGCCGGGTATGATCATCATCAACCTCGACCTGAAGAGGGGTGGGAACGGGCGGTTCTTGAAGACCGCTGCCTACGGGCACTTTGGACGGGATGACCCCGACTTCACCTGGG GTGGTGAAGCCCCTCAAGTGGGACAAGCCTTCGACAGCATAGAAGCCTCAAAAACTAGTCTTATGGTGATGATGACGCGTTCTTTATCTACAGATAATAAGAGCAATAATTGTGTGTTGTTTCTGCATGCTGCTGTTATCTGA